One Mycolicibacterium parafortuitum DNA segment encodes these proteins:
- a CDS encoding sulfotransferase family protein gives MSEKLDAAALLARAEADTGLRDYGDPTLPDRFAIAVDLINGQEMTPDGHRQAAEVCHWLLTSRLEFFADRDRHPVADEVIEAPMFVTGEPRSGTTLMHALMSVDPDARALRFWEVMYPSPPPGLAGGEDPRRARADRDWREINAKAPKWLHSHPYNDMLGDGLPEDERTWAFDFRVMTPTAWWRVPMQTVVGGLPTDAAAQYRIHRAMLQQLQYARPRKHWVLKGFHGFRLAELFDAYPDATLLWLHREPVQVAASRTMMMADILDGLVGPVDLHAATRTHLDLTRASIANTMTNPMVDDPRIRHVRYTDFVADPVGTVGDYYAFAGRTLTAAAQARMRDYLAANKGDRHGKFRYSTTLLTDIGEDLAALHEEFRPFRERFGVEIENRG, from the coding sequence ATGAGTGAGAAGCTCGACGCCGCGGCATTGCTCGCACGGGCCGAGGCAGATACGGGATTGCGCGATTACGGCGATCCGACGCTGCCGGACCGGTTCGCGATCGCCGTCGACCTGATCAACGGGCAGGAAATGACCCCGGACGGTCACCGGCAGGCCGCCGAGGTGTGCCACTGGTTGCTGACCAGTCGGCTGGAGTTCTTCGCCGACCGGGACCGTCATCCGGTCGCTGACGAGGTAATCGAAGCCCCGATGTTCGTCACCGGTGAACCGCGGTCGGGGACGACGCTGATGCACGCGTTGATGAGCGTCGACCCGGACGCGAGGGCGCTGCGGTTCTGGGAGGTGATGTACCCGTCCCCTCCGCCCGGCCTCGCCGGTGGCGAGGATCCGCGCCGGGCGCGCGCTGATCGCGATTGGCGCGAGATCAATGCCAAGGCGCCGAAATGGCTGCACTCCCATCCCTACAACGACATGCTCGGGGACGGCCTTCCCGAGGACGAGCGCACCTGGGCGTTCGACTTCCGGGTGATGACGCCGACGGCGTGGTGGCGGGTGCCGATGCAGACCGTGGTCGGCGGACTGCCGACCGACGCGGCGGCCCAGTACCGGATTCACCGGGCGATGCTGCAACAGCTCCAGTACGCGCGGCCGCGTAAGCACTGGGTCTTGAAGGGCTTCCACGGTTTTCGTCTCGCCGAGCTGTTCGACGCGTACCCCGACGCGACGCTGCTCTGGTTGCATCGCGAACCCGTCCAGGTGGCGGCCTCGCGGACCATGATGATGGCCGACATCCTCGACGGTCTGGTCGGTCCGGTGGATCTGCATGCGGCCACCCGGACGCACCTGGATCTGACCCGTGCCAGTATCGCGAATACGATGACCAACCCGATGGTGGACGATCCGCGCATCCGGCACGTCCGCTATACGGACTTCGTCGCCGACCCGGTAGGCACCGTGGGCGACTACTACGCGTTCGCCGGACGGACACTGACCGCGGCCGCGCAAGCCCGGATGCGCGATTACCTCGCCGCCAACAAGGGCGACCGGCATGGCAAATTCCGCTACTCCACGACCCTGCTGACCGACATCGGGGAGGATCTCGCGGCGCTGCATGAGGAGTTCCGCCCGTTCCGGGAGAGGTTCGGCGTCGAGATCGAGAATCGCGGCTGA
- a CDS encoding sugar phosphate isomerase/epimerase family protein: MTGIDQRLSVHSVTFHGATLREYSSRWDSLGVRRLSLIDAQLADPALADVVAAGGYSVESVFHLFSSTDGLRRVIASAATVGARVVYMLTGGRGERSWEDAAGVFCDAVYPCLDEARQAGVALAIENASGLYADIHIAHTLADTIELAESAGLGICIDLFHCWTEAHLNTLLDRALPRTELIQLSDYVLGDRALPARAVPGDGAIPLESLLAHALGGGYRYGFDLELIGPRIAEEGALPAAQRACARVTEVLSRMEER, encoded by the coding sequence GTGACCGGCATCGATCAGCGACTGTCTGTGCACTCCGTGACCTTCCACGGAGCGACGCTGCGCGAGTACAGCTCGCGATGGGATTCGCTCGGTGTCCGGCGGCTCAGCCTGATCGACGCGCAGCTGGCAGACCCCGCGCTCGCGGATGTCGTTGCCGCCGGCGGCTACTCGGTGGAGTCCGTGTTCCACCTGTTCTCGTCCACCGACGGGCTGCGGCGGGTGATCGCGTCGGCGGCAACCGTCGGCGCCCGGGTGGTCTACATGCTGACCGGCGGGCGGGGCGAGCGCAGCTGGGAGGACGCCGCCGGAGTGTTCTGTGACGCGGTGTATCCGTGCCTCGACGAGGCGCGCCAGGCCGGGGTGGCTCTGGCCATCGAGAACGCCTCCGGCCTCTACGCCGACATCCACATCGCCCACACGCTGGCCGACACCATCGAGCTCGCCGAATCGGCGGGCCTGGGCATCTGCATCGACCTGTTCCACTGTTGGACGGAGGCGCACCTGAACACGTTGTTGGACCGCGCACTGCCGCGCACGGAATTGATCCAGCTCAGCGACTACGTACTCGGCGACAGGGCACTGCCCGCGCGCGCCGTGCCCGGCGACGGTGCCATACCGCTGGAGTCGTTGCTCGCCCATGCACTCGGCGGCGGCTATCGGTACGGATTCGACCTGGAGCTGATCGGTCCCCGTATCGCCGAGGAGGGGGCGCTACCGGCGGCGCAGCGGGCCTGCGCACGGGTCACCGAAGTTCTGTCCCGCATGGAGGAGCGGTAG
- a CDS encoding DUF1214 domain-containing protein: MAYGDGQDDAALRRAWETFCYRVKSAGLQIFKEHNPGSEIHRVDALRFLTQNLGQAFDLALETRDSRYPSLHPFCGPTRKLGGDCADFTYQQAWIDGQSTYRIVGERGSARFFNITVQGARPEGPDVLHEPFGDVPQANLSGAQLRTGGDGSFEVYVGGPPRDENWLSTTVESRKLFVRQGFDSWDEVPARLRIERVDMASPKPMTTAAEMVAAIEWAGGFLTGVMADWPEFPFTHGGVDAGRPNEFPDVVDGDGDAKRGRSAVNMHWALGPDEALVIEFDSHEGLWSLTNMGVFFNSMDYLYRPVSYTPSRTCVDADGKIRLVLAHRDPGVHNWIDSQGFERGNITYRHMLEGSPAKLRTAVVKHADLGAALPSDTATVTAEERTAQMWLRFNAIRRRYSLL, translated from the coding sequence ATGGCATACGGCGACGGCCAGGACGACGCGGCGCTGCGGCGGGCCTGGGAGACGTTCTGCTACCGGGTGAAATCGGCCGGGCTGCAGATCTTCAAGGAACACAATCCCGGATCGGAGATCCATCGTGTCGACGCGCTGCGCTTTCTGACCCAGAATCTGGGGCAGGCCTTCGATCTCGCGCTGGAGACCCGCGACAGCCGGTATCCGAGCCTGCACCCGTTCTGCGGGCCGACCCGAAAGCTCGGCGGGGACTGCGCCGACTTCACGTATCAGCAGGCATGGATCGACGGGCAGTCGACCTACCGAATCGTGGGGGAGCGCGGCAGCGCGCGCTTCTTCAACATCACCGTGCAGGGTGCCCGACCCGAGGGCCCGGACGTCCTACATGAGCCGTTCGGCGATGTGCCGCAGGCCAATCTGTCCGGTGCGCAGCTACGCACCGGCGGGGACGGCAGCTTCGAAGTCTACGTCGGAGGCCCGCCGCGCGACGAGAACTGGCTGTCGACTACCGTGGAATCGCGAAAACTGTTCGTGCGACAGGGGTTCGACTCGTGGGACGAAGTCCCGGCCCGATTGCGGATCGAGCGTGTCGATATGGCGTCGCCGAAACCGATGACCACCGCGGCGGAGATGGTCGCCGCGATCGAGTGGGCCGGTGGATTTCTCACCGGCGTGATGGCCGACTGGCCGGAGTTCCCGTTCACCCACGGAGGGGTCGACGCGGGACGGCCGAACGAGTTCCCCGACGTCGTCGACGGCGACGGCGATGCGAAGCGGGGACGGTCGGCGGTGAATATGCACTGGGCCCTCGGTCCCGACGAAGCCCTGGTCATCGAGTTCGACTCCCACGAGGGGCTGTGGTCGTTGACGAACATGGGTGTGTTCTTCAACAGCATGGACTACCTCTATCGCCCGGTCAGCTACACGCCGAGCCGGACGTGCGTCGACGCCGACGGAAAGATCCGGCTGGTGCTGGCGCACCGGGACCCGGGCGTCCACAACTGGATCGACAGCCAGGGTTTCGAGCGCGGCAACATCACCTACCGCCACATGCTCGAGGGTTCGCCGGCGAAGTTGCGTACCGCAGTCGTCAAGCACGCGGATCTGGGTGCGGCGCTGCCCTCCGACACCGCGACCGTCACTGCCGAGGAACGCACGGCGCAGATGTGGCTGAGGTTCAACGCGATCCGGCGACGCTACTCGCTGCTCTGA
- a CDS encoding cytochrome P450 yields MSVDDVVTGTADDNRKRNTYHFDRHTPEYRLQFEKITEEMQAKCPMAWTDVYNGHWVAADSKHVFELARCPAVSNHHDISGETPFQGITIPKASRATVVRGGILEMDEPEHSAYRGALNPYLSPAAIKRWEPFIDEITRAALDEHIESGKIDFVDHLANVVPAVFTLAMMGIKLDKWNVYSEPTHASVYTPEHAPEREKINEQHREMGIDLINNMMEIRENPRPGLVNALLQLRIDGEPAPDMEILGNLGLIIGGGFDTTTALTAHALEWLGEHPAERERLSRERDALLAPATEEFLRFFTPAPGDGRTFAEDVEVAGHQFKKFERLWLSWAMANRDPAVFERPNEVVLDRKGNRHFSFGIGVHRCVGSNVARTVFKSMLTAVLDRMPDYVCDPEGTVHYDTIGVIQGMRNLPATFTPRKPLGPGLDETLVKLQRICDEQELARPITERKERAVID; encoded by the coding sequence TTGAGTGTCGACGACGTCGTGACCGGCACCGCCGACGACAACCGGAAGCGAAACACCTACCACTTCGACCGGCATACCCCCGAGTACCGGCTGCAGTTCGAAAAGATCACCGAAGAAATGCAGGCCAAGTGCCCGATGGCATGGACGGATGTCTACAACGGGCACTGGGTGGCTGCCGACAGCAAGCACGTCTTCGAGTTGGCGCGCTGCCCCGCGGTGTCGAACCACCACGACATCTCCGGCGAGACTCCGTTTCAGGGCATCACCATTCCCAAGGCCAGCCGAGCGACCGTGGTCCGCGGCGGCATCCTGGAGATGGACGAACCGGAGCACAGTGCCTACCGCGGAGCACTGAACCCGTACCTGTCCCCCGCGGCGATCAAGCGGTGGGAACCTTTCATCGACGAGATCACCCGTGCGGCACTCGACGAACACATCGAGTCGGGAAAGATCGACTTCGTCGATCACCTCGCCAACGTGGTGCCCGCCGTGTTCACACTGGCGATGATGGGCATCAAGCTCGACAAATGGAACGTCTACAGCGAGCCCACGCACGCCTCGGTGTACACCCCCGAGCACGCCCCGGAACGCGAGAAGATCAACGAGCAGCATCGTGAGATGGGCATCGATCTCATCAACAACATGATGGAGATCCGCGAGAATCCGCGCCCGGGTCTGGTTAACGCGTTGTTGCAGTTGCGCATCGACGGGGAGCCCGCCCCCGACATGGAGATCCTCGGCAACCTGGGTCTGATCATCGGCGGTGGTTTCGACACCACCACCGCGTTGACCGCGCACGCGCTGGAGTGGCTCGGCGAGCATCCCGCCGAGCGCGAACGTCTGTCCCGCGAACGCGACGCCCTGCTGGCTCCGGCCACCGAGGAGTTCCTGCGCTTCTTCACGCCGGCACCCGGCGACGGGCGCACCTTCGCCGAGGACGTGGAGGTCGCGGGCCACCAGTTCAAGAAGTTCGAGCGGCTGTGGTTGTCCTGGGCGATGGCCAACCGCGACCCTGCCGTCTTCGAGCGGCCCAACGAGGTCGTGCTGGACCGAAAGGGCAATCGTCACTTCAGCTTCGGAATCGGCGTGCATCGGTGCGTCGGATCCAACGTGGCCCGCACGGTCTTCAAGTCGATGCTGACCGCGGTGCTCGACCGGATGCCCGACTACGTATGCGATCCCGAGGGCACCGTGCACTACGACACGATCGGCGTGATCCAGGGGATGCGTAATCTTCCCGCCACGTTCACGCCGAGAAAGCCGCTGGGCCCCGGACTGGACGAGACGCTGGTGAAGCTGCAGCGGATCTGCGATGAGCAGGAGCTGGCACGGCCCATCACCGAACGCAAGGAACGCGCCGTCATCGACTAG
- a CDS encoding ferredoxin produces MKVFVDSGRCQGHTLCSMIAPDAFELSDIDGTASPVNEVVAPEQEDAVREAVQSCPEQAISIEE; encoded by the coding sequence ATGAAGGTTTTTGTCGATTCCGGTCGGTGCCAGGGCCACACGCTGTGCTCGATGATCGCCCCGGATGCCTTTGAGCTCAGCGATATCGACGGGACTGCATCCCCGGTGAACGAAGTCGTTGCGCCGGAGCAGGAGGACGCGGTGCGTGAGGCGGTGCAGTCGTGCCCCGAACAGGCCATCTCGATAGAGGAGTAG
- a CDS encoding mycofactocin-coupled SDR family oxidoreductase encodes MGRVQGKVAFITGAARGQGRSHAVRLAEEGADIIAVDICRNYETVGYPMATPEDLEETKNFVEKTGQRIVTAQADVRNEAELRAALEAGLAEFGKVDIVVAQAGIAAMKGQPAMQAWTDGINTNFVGTINAIQVALPHLKEGASIIATASAAALMDAHNKPNPGGDPGGMGYMISKRLISEYVHALATELAVRGIRANVIHPTNCNTDMLQSEPMYRSFRPDLEKPTRADAEPVFGVQQAMKVNYIEPEDISNAVLWLASDEARYVTGMQLRVDAGGYLKWYDYHV; translated from the coding sequence ATGGGACGGGTTCAAGGCAAGGTCGCCTTCATCACCGGCGCGGCACGCGGCCAGGGCCGCAGCCACGCGGTCCGGCTCGCCGAAGAAGGTGCCGACATCATCGCCGTCGACATCTGCAGAAACTACGAGACGGTGGGCTACCCGATGGCCACACCGGAGGATCTCGAGGAGACCAAGAACTTCGTCGAGAAGACCGGTCAGCGCATCGTGACCGCCCAAGCCGACGTGCGCAACGAGGCAGAACTGCGCGCAGCGCTGGAGGCGGGGCTCGCAGAGTTCGGCAAGGTCGACATCGTCGTGGCGCAGGCTGGTATCGCCGCGATGAAAGGTCAACCCGCGATGCAGGCCTGGACCGACGGCATCAACACCAACTTCGTCGGCACCATCAACGCCATTCAGGTCGCGCTGCCGCACCTGAAGGAGGGTGCGTCGATCATCGCGACGGCCTCGGCCGCCGCGCTGATGGACGCGCACAACAAGCCCAACCCCGGCGGCGATCCCGGCGGCATGGGCTACATGATCTCCAAGCGCCTGATCTCCGAGTACGTTCACGCGTTGGCAACAGAACTCGCTGTGCGCGGTATCCGCGCCAACGTCATCCACCCGACCAACTGCAACACCGACATGCTGCAGAGCGAACCGATGTACAGGTCGTTCCGCCCTGATCTGGAAAAGCCGACACGCGCCGACGCCGAGCCGGTTTTCGGTGTGCAGCAGGCGATGAAGGTCAACTACATCGAGCCCGAAGACATCAGCAACGCGGTGCTGTGGCTGGCCTCCGACGAAGCGCGTTACGTCACCGGAATGCAGCTGCGCGTCGACGCCGGCGGCTACCTCAAGTGGTACGACTACCACGTCTGA
- a CDS encoding SDR family NAD(P)-dependent oxidoreductase yields MKNAVVTGGASGIGAAVADRLRADGLQVAIIDLNPGEAKFSYAADVTDRAAVDGALAEIRAELGPVTVLVNAAGLDRFKKFLDLSFDEWQKVVDVNLNGVFHCTQAVLPDMIEAGWGRIVNISSSSTHSGQPFMSPYVAAKSAVNGLTKSLALEYGPQGITVNAVPPGFIDTPMLRKAEQRGFLGDTEKQIQQTPVRRMGLPEDIAAACAFFISEEAGYITGQILGVNGGRNT; encoded by the coding sequence GTGAAGAACGCAGTAGTGACCGGAGGCGCTTCGGGTATCGGCGCCGCGGTCGCCGACCGTCTGCGTGCGGACGGTCTGCAGGTGGCGATCATCGACCTCAATCCCGGTGAGGCGAAGTTCTCCTACGCCGCCGATGTCACCGATCGCGCGGCCGTCGACGGGGCGCTGGCCGAGATTCGCGCCGAGCTGGGACCGGTCACCGTGCTGGTGAACGCCGCCGGGCTGGACCGTTTCAAGAAGTTCCTCGACCTGTCCTTCGACGAATGGCAGAAGGTCGTCGACGTCAACCTCAACGGAGTCTTCCACTGCACGCAGGCCGTGCTGCCCGACATGATCGAGGCCGGCTGGGGCCGCATCGTCAACATCTCCTCGTCGAGCACTCACTCCGGGCAGCCGTTCATGTCGCCATATGTCGCCGCGAAGTCGGCGGTCAACGGGCTCACCAAGTCGCTGGCCCTGGAGTACGGCCCGCAAGGCATCACCGTCAATGCGGTGCCGCCCGGCTTCATCGACACCCCGATGTTGCGCAAAGCCGAACAGCGCGGCTTTCTCGGCGACACCGAAAAGCAGATCCAGCAGACCCCCGTGCGCCGGATGGGCCTCCCCGAGGACATCGCCGCCGCGTGCGCATTCTTCATCTCCGAAGAGGCCGGCTACATCACCGGTCAGATCCTCGGCGTCAACGGCGGCCGGAACACCTGA